The Longimicrobium sp. genome contains the following window.
ACCCCGCGACCGAGCACGCCTTCCCGATCCCCGGCTGCGCGATCTGGACGCTCCGGAGCCCGAGCCGGTAGGCCGCGCGGGGCGGACGTCCGACCAGGTGCCGAAACACGGAAGCGCGTGAGTGCGCCGGCTCGCCCGGGGGCACCATGCTTGTCCATGCCCGCGCAGTCAGAGCCAATTTCCGGAGGGCTTCCCATGCGCAACGCTTCGACCGGCATCCTGCTCGCGCTCGCCCTGCTGACCGGCTGTGCCTCGTCGCGCGGGGCGCGCGCCGCCGACTCCCGCCGCGGCGGCGGTGACCTGTTCCGCCCCTGCCCGGGCCAGGACGCGGCCATGGCCCGCATCGCCGGCCGGCCACGGGTGCCGCGCAAGGATCTCGGCCCCATCGAGATCCGGATCGCCAGGGAACTGCGTCCCGGCGAACGGCCACCGCGTTCCGCGCCGCGGCTCGACCTCCGGGCCGAGCTGGAGCTGCGGGTGAACGCGGAGGGGCGGGTGACGGAGGTGCACGTGCTGCGCAGCACCGGCAACTTCAACGTCGACGGCTCGATCACGAGCAGCGCCCGTAACCTGCGCTTCGACCCTGAGACCGAGTGGGCCTTCCCGGTCCCCGGCTGCGCCCTCTTCTCCTTCCACTTGCAGAGTTGACCGGGCTCCGCGTGCGAGGTCGCGCGCCTGTGGCGGGGTCGTAACCGGATCTTGCGACCCGTCCGCGGGGAGCGGTGTATCACGCCCGCCCCCGCCCGCCGGCGGCGGGGGCGCACGGGCTCCGTCACCTCCGACATGGGCAAGCGACTCCTCTCCCTCTGGGTCTGGGCCAGCGGCGCCGTCATCGGCCTCCTGTGGGTGCCGTGGCTGGCGCTGGTGTGGCTCTGCACCGCTCCGTTCGACCCCGGCCGCTACACGGTGGGCCGCTGGTTCCGCCGCGCCGCCGTGGTGGCCACCAAGCTCAACCCGCTCTGGCAGTTCCGCGTCACCGGCGTGCGCATCGCCGACCCGCGGCGCCCGTACGTGGCGGTGGCCAACCACGAGTCGTTCGCCGACATCTTCCTCCTCTCGCACCTGCCCTGGGAGATGAAGTGGCTCTCCAAGGAGGCGATCTTCCGGATCCCCTTCATGGGGTGGATGATGCGCATGGCGGGCGACGTGGCCGTGGCGCGCCAGGACGTGCGCAGCCGGCTGCAGGC
Protein-coding sequences here:
- a CDS encoding energy transducer TonB, which translates into the protein MRNASTGILLALALLTGCASSRGARAADSRRGGGDLFRPCPGQDAAMARIAGRPRVPRKDLGPIEIRIARELRPGERPPRSAPRLDLRAELELRVNAEGRVTEVHVLRSTGNFNVDGSITSSARNLRFDPETEWAFPVPGCALFSFHLQS
- a CDS encoding lysophospholipid acyltransferase family protein, which translates into the protein MGKRLLSLWVWASGAVIGLLWVPWLALVWLCTAPFDPGRYTVGRWFRRAAVVATKLNPLWQFRVTGVRIADPRRPYVAVANHESFADIFLLSHLPWEMKWLSKEAIFRIPFMGWMMRMAGDVAVARQDVRSRLQAMEECRDRLAKGVSVMIMPEGTRSATGELQHFHDGAFRLAVETGCPVLPIVVAGTRDAIAKGSWLVNRARAVARVLPPVETRGLTLDDVPALREKVRAMIAEARAALQRELEGDGPRTAAA